The genome window TAAAGATACCTTTATCTGCCTTGGATCTGAGAGATGATTTTCAGGATCAGGTAATAAAATATTCTAATAGAGAATATGCATTCGGACGTACCCCTAACCCCTGCATAGTCTGTAATCAAAAGGTAAAGTTTAAGCATCTGTTGAAAAAAGCCGAAGAGCTAAGTGCGGATTATATTTCTACCGGTCATTACGCCAGGGTAGAATACGATGCTGACAAAAAAGGATTTTTTCTTAAACAGGGTGTTGATAACAGCAAAGACCAGTCTTATATGCTGTCCGGATTGAACCGGCAGTGGTTGAGCCGGATTATCTTTCCTTTGGGCGGTTATACAAAGAATAAAGTCAAAGCCTTGGCCAAGAAATTAAATTTAGAAGGCTGCAATAGTCCTGAAAGCCAGGATATATGCTTTAGCGACAGAGGGAAAGATCTTTGTCCCGGCCCGATAATAGATAAACAAAATAATATCTTAGGCAGTCATAACGGAATATCTCACTTTACCATAGGCCAGAGAAAAGGTTTAGGAATAGCGGGCAGGGAGCCCCTTTACGTAACCCGGATAGACGGTAAAAGAAACGCAGTTTTGGTGGGGAACAGAAAAGAGATCGAACAAGATGAACTGTCAGCCGGGGGTTTAAATTGGCTGACGCCGGAAAGGCCGTGTTTTCCATTCAGGGCTCAGGTAAAAATAAGATATAGACATCCGAAGTCATGGGCAACCGTGTTCAGATTAGCCAAAGACAGGGTAAACGTCAAGTTTGATCTGGCCCAGTCGGCTGTAACTCCGGGCCAGACAGCGGTTTTTTATGACCAGGAGATTGTATTGGCTGGGGCATGGATAGAATAGAGCAAAAAATAAATAAATTAAGAAAGCTGTTAAAGGGTATGGGCAGCGTAGTAGTGGCTTGTTCCGGCGGGATAGATAGCTCTTTTTTGCTTAAGGTGGCCGGAGATGAGCTGGGCGAAGGAGCAGTTTCTGCTACTGCCCTGTCTGAGGTATATATTAAGGACGATTATAGGCTGGTCAAAAAATTGGTCAGAAGATTAGGGGTAAGGCAGATTGATTTTAGAATCAACCTGCTTGGAACAAAAGATTTTTTTAGTAATTCTTCAAATAGATGCTATTTTTGCAAAAAGGAGATGTTCGGTGAATTAAGAAAGATAGCTAAAGCGGAAAAAGTGAATTATATAGTTGACGGAACAAATCAGGACGACATTTTAGAGTTTCGGCCGGGCAGAAAAGCAATAAAAGAATTGGGCATCATGACTCCGCTTGTTGAAGCGGGATTTAACAAAAAAGATATTCGTCTGCTTTCCCGGAAAATGGGCCTTTCTGGCTGGGAGAGGCCTTCTTCAACCTGTTTGGCAACCAGGGTTCCCTGCGGAGAAGAGATCAATTTAAGAAAATTAAAGATGATAGAACAGGGAGAGAGATTTATAAAAGGATTAATTTCAGAAGATCTTCGGCTCCGGCATTGCCAGGGTGATATTGCCGGGATAGAAGTTAGCCGAAGCGATGCAAAGCGGTTGATGAATCCGAGGTTAAAAAACAGAGTGGAGGCAAGGCTGAAAAAGATAGGCTATAACCAAATTTCAATAAATGTTAAAATATAGATTTGGCGGTGTTCATCCCCCGGATTATAAAGAACTGACCAACGCAATTCCGATTAAAGATGCTTCATTACCCTCGGAGGTTAATATTTCCCTTTCTCAGCATGGGGGAACCCCGGCCCGCTCGATAGTTGAACCAGGAGATAAAGTTAAATGCGGGACAAAAATTGCTGAAAGCACAGGCCCGGTTTCCAGCCCTGTTCATGCCAGTATTTCCGGAACAGTTAAAGAGATAAAAGATTATTTTCATCCTGTTTGCGGTAGTTTTGCGGCCATTAACATCAGCTCAGATGGCCGGGATGAAAAAGAGTTCTTTAACAATGTTTCAGCGGACAACTTATTTCCTGAGGAACTGCGGGCGCTCATCCGGGAGGCTGGGGTTGTAGGTCTGGGGGGTGCTGCATTTCCTACCGCTGTAAAGCTTGATCCCCCAAAAGAAAAGCCAATCGGTTCTCTTATTTTGAACGGCGTTGAGTGCGAGCCGTACTTAACCTCTGATCACCGTTTAATGCTGGAAAAGCCTGAAGAGATTATTTCCGGAGCAAAGATTGTAAAAAAAATCTTGAACGCCGCCAATTGTTATCTGGCAATTGAAAAAAATAAAACCGATGCTATCGAGTTAATGAGAAAAAAAATAGATAAAGAAGATGGTTTTTATTTAAAAGAACTGGCTGTTAAGTATCCACAGGGAGCCGAAAAACAATTAATTAAGACATTACTGGGTAGAGAGGTTCCCAATGGAGGCCTGCCTTTAGATGTCGGAGTGGTGGTTAATAACGTAGGCACTGTCTTGGCGGTTTATGAAGCGGTAATTGAAGGTAAGCCGCTCTATGAACGAGTAATGACAGTTACCGGCAGTATAGTTAAGAATCCTCAAAACTTGAGAGTAAGGATAGGCACTAAATTCAGTCATCTTGTCAGGGAGTGCGGGGGGGTTAACCGGGGACCGGCTAAGATAATTATGGGCGGGCCGATGATGGGGCTGGCTCAATATAGTTTAGACGTCCCGGTGGTTAAAGGTACATGCGGAATTATTGCTTTGGCCGGAAAAGAAATAAGCCTTTCTGGATTAAATCCCTGTCTGAGGTGCGGCAGATGCGTGGATGTCTGTCCGGTTGGGTTGCTGCCGGGTCAAATTAGCCTGGCAGCTGAATACGGAAATTTTGATTTAGCAAGGCAGGAGGGAGCACTTGATTGCATTGAGTGCGGAGCATGCGAATATATATGTGCTTCACAGCGAGGATTAGTCCAGTTGATTAAGCTGGCTAAATCCCAATGCAAAAGGGAGCTAAAAAATGGGTAAACTGATTGTTTCTTCATCGCCTCATATCAGATCAAAAGAGTCTGTCAGCCGGATTATGTGGTCAGTGATAGCAGCGCTTATGCCGGCTGTTTTGACCGGGTTATATGTTTTTGGGCTGGTAAACTTGAAGAACATAGTGGTCGGTGTATCGGTAGCTGTTCTTACTGAGGCGTTATGCCAAAGGATGATGCATCGCAAGATAACTGTTGACGATGGCAGTGCGATAGTGACAGGTCTGCTTTTAGTTATGGTTTTACCTCCCGGGCTTAATTGGTGGATAGTAGCTGCGGGGTCTTTTTTTGCGATAGCTATAGTCAAACAGTTGTTCGGCGGGTTGGGGCATAATATTTTTAATCCGGCCCTGACAGCTCGGGCTGTATTACTGGTCTCTTTTCCTATCCAGATGACCCGGTGGCTAAAGCCCTTTGACAGCTTGACCGCGGCCACTCCCCTGGCAGTAGTAAAGGATAACCTTTCAGATAAACTGCCGATGTTCTGGGATTTGTTTATCGGAAAAACCGGGGGGTCTTTCGGCGAAACAGGGGTGTTAGCATTGCTGGCCGGAGCCGCTTTTTTATTTTTACGAAAGATTATTTCCTGGCATATTCCTTTTTCTTATCTAGGAGTAGTTGCTCTTCTTTCCTGGATTTTCGGCCGGGACCCTTTATTTAGTATTTTGGCCGGAGGTTTAATTCTGGGGGCTTTTTTTATGGCTACCGATCCGGCTACCACGCCATTAACCAAGAAGGGTCAAATATTTTTTGGTGTAGGCTGCGGAATAATCACGGTTGCAATCAGGCAATGGGGTGGTTACCCGGAGGGTGTTTGTTATTCTATTTTATTAATGAATGCCTTGACTCCCTTAATAGACCGCTATCTTAAACCAAGAAGGTTTGGGGTGACAAAATGAAGAAAAGTTTAAGCCTGGTAATAGCCTTGACCTCTACTTGCCTGATCGCCAGCTTAGGCCTGGCCTTGGTAAATGCCCTGACCCAGGACCGGATCGAAGAGCAGAAAAACAAAGAGATGCTTTTGTCAATCAATAAGGTCCTGCCGCTATTTAATAATAATCCTTTAAAGGACAAGAAAGAGACAGACGGGACAATATTTTTTATGGGTAAGTATAACGGACGGGTGACCGGTGTTGCCTGCCAGACCGCAGGTGAAGGATATAGCGCCAAGATCCGGGTTATGGTCGGCCTGAACCTTGAAGGAGAGATAAGCGGGGTGGAAATATTAGAGCATTTAGAAACTCCCGGCCTGGGTTCGCGAATAGAAACCCCGGAGTTCAAAACGCAATTTAAGGGTAAATCGCCGGTCAATTTCAAAATTGACAGCCTTACCGGAGCTACTATTTCTTCCCGGGGAGTAGCTCAGGCAGTGAGGCAGGCGCTGGATCTGTTTCAAAAAAATAAAAAAACTATCTTGAACGCAGATTAATGCAAATCTAACGCAGATAAACACAGATTTATTGCTTAAATATCTGCGATCATCTGCGTGCAATCTGCGAGAATCTGCGTTAAGAAAGTATTGTTTAGAGGCCAACAAAAATGAGCTTGTGGAGAGAATTTAATAAAGGCATTGTGGCTCAAAACCCTGTTTTCAGGTTGGTTCTGGGGATGTGCCCGACATTGGCAATAACTACGCTGGCAATAAACGGGCTGGGTATGGGACTGGCCACCACAGCTGTTTTGGTTTGCTCCAACACAGCTGTTTCTTGTTTAAGAAAACTGATACCTTCCCGGATAAGAATACCGGTATTTATTGTGGTAATTGCTGCTTTTGTAACCATGGTTGATTTGATTATGGCTGGATTTTTTTATCAGCTTCATAAGGTATTAGGGTTATTCATTCCCTTGATTGTGGTTAACTGTATTATTATGGGAAGGGCAGAGGCATTCGCCTTTAAAAATACGGTATTGAATTCTCTGCTTGACGGATTGGGTATGGGTTGCGGCTTTACTATTTCTCTGGTGATCCTGGGCAGCGTTAGGGAACTCATTTCTCAGGGCAGTATCTTTGGCTTGGATCTGCTGGGGCCGGGCTATCAGCCGTTCTTGGTCATGCTGCTTCCTCCCGGCGCATTTATAACATTAGGCTTGCTTCTGGCGGGGATGAATAAGCTGACGGGGAAAAGAGAGGCTTGTTAAATGAAGGAATTGTTAGTGATTTTAATAAATTCTGTTTTGATTAATAATTTTGTCCTGGCCAGGTTCCTGGGTGTTTGTCCGTTTTTAGGCGTATCTAAAAAGATAAAAACGGCCCTGGGCATGGGGATAGCGGTAATATTTGTTATGACACTGTCATCCATTGTCACCAGCCTGGTCTACAATTTTATCCTTTTGCCTCAAGGCTTGGTGTTTCTAAAAACAATAGTTTTTATTCTGGTTATTGCCAGTCTTGTGCAGTTGGTAGAGATGATCATTCAAAAAGTAAGCCCTGTTTTATACCGGGCATTGGGTATTTACCTTCCGTTAATTACGACTAACTGTGCTATTTTAGGAGTAGCGCTGATCAATCTTATTAAGAAATACAATTTTATCCAGAGTCTTATCTTTGGTCTAGGCGCAGGCATTGGTTTTACTATAGCGCTGATAATTATGGCAGGAATACGGGAGAGGTTGGAACTGGCTGATTTACCCCGGTCACTGAAAGGCACAGCTATAAGCCTGATTGTTGCCGGTCTTTTATCAATAGCATTTATGGGTTTTTCCGGGCTGGTTAAACCATGAACACAATAGTGTTGTCGATGATTGTTGTTGGCGCAGCGGGCTTGCTCTTTGGGATTATTTTGACCTGCGCTTCTAAGATGTTTGCCCCAGAAA of Candidatus Omnitrophota bacterium contains these proteins:
- the mnmA gene encoding tRNA 2-thiouridine(34) synthase MnmA — protein: MNKKVLIAISGGVDSSLAAHCLLKNGYDVIGLFMQFFSFGQRRDLEKAAAVAARLKIPLSALDLRDDFQDQVIKYSNREYAFGRTPNPCIVCNQKVKFKHLLKKAEELSADYISTGHYARVEYDADKKGFFLKQGVDNSKDQSYMLSGLNRQWLSRIIFPLGGYTKNKVKALAKKLNLEGCNSPESQDICFSDRGKDLCPGPIIDKQNNILGSHNGISHFTIGQRKGLGIAGREPLYVTRIDGKRNAVLVGNRKEIEQDELSAGGLNWLTPERPCFPFRAQVKIRYRHPKSWATVFRLAKDRVNVKFDLAQSAVTPGQTAVFYDQEIVLAGAWIE
- the larE gene encoding ATP-dependent sacrificial sulfur transferase LarE, producing MDRIEQKINKLRKLLKGMGSVVVACSGGIDSSFLLKVAGDELGEGAVSATALSEVYIKDDYRLVKKLVRRLGVRQIDFRINLLGTKDFFSNSSNRCYFCKKEMFGELRKIAKAEKVNYIVDGTNQDDILEFRPGRKAIKELGIMTPLVEAGFNKKDIRLLSRKMGLSGWERPSSTCLATRVPCGEEINLRKLKMIEQGERFIKGLISEDLRLRHCQGDIAGIEVSRSDAKRLMNPRLKNRVEARLKKIGYNQISINVKI
- the rsxC gene encoding electron transport complex subunit RsxC yields the protein MLKYRFGGVHPPDYKELTNAIPIKDASLPSEVNISLSQHGGTPARSIVEPGDKVKCGTKIAESTGPVSSPVHASISGTVKEIKDYFHPVCGSFAAINISSDGRDEKEFFNNVSADNLFPEELRALIREAGVVGLGGAAFPTAVKLDPPKEKPIGSLILNGVECEPYLTSDHRLMLEKPEEIISGAKIVKKILNAANCYLAIEKNKTDAIELMRKKIDKEDGFYLKELAVKYPQGAEKQLIKTLLGREVPNGGLPLDVGVVVNNVGTVLAVYEAVIEGKPLYERVMTVTGSIVKNPQNLRVRIGTKFSHLVRECGGVNRGPAKIIMGGPMMGLAQYSLDVPVVKGTCGIIALAGKEISLSGLNPCLRCGRCVDVCPVGLLPGQISLAAEYGNFDLARQEGALDCIECGACEYICASQRGLVQLIKLAKSQCKRELKNG
- a CDS encoding RnfABCDGE type electron transport complex subunit D, yielding MGKLIVSSSPHIRSKESVSRIMWSVIAALMPAVLTGLYVFGLVNLKNIVVGVSVAVLTEALCQRMMHRKITVDDGSAIVTGLLLVMVLPPGLNWWIVAAGSFFAIAIVKQLFGGLGHNIFNPALTARAVLLVSFPIQMTRWLKPFDSLTAATPLAVVKDNLSDKLPMFWDLFIGKTGGSFGETGVLALLAGAAFLFLRKIISWHIPFSYLGVVALLSWIFGRDPLFSILAGGLILGAFFMATDPATTPLTKKGQIFFGVGCGIITVAIRQWGGYPEGVCYSILLMNALTPLIDRYLKPRRFGVTK
- a CDS encoding RnfABCDGE type electron transport complex subunit G: MKKSLSLVIALTSTCLIASLGLALVNALTQDRIEEQKNKEMLLSINKVLPLFNNNPLKDKKETDGTIFFMGKYNGRVTGVACQTAGEGYSAKIRVMVGLNLEGEISGVEILEHLETPGLGSRIETPEFKTQFKGKSPVNFKIDSLTGATISSRGVAQAVRQALDLFQKNKKTILNAD
- a CDS encoding electron transport complex subunit E, producing the protein MSLWREFNKGIVAQNPVFRLVLGMCPTLAITTLAINGLGMGLATTAVLVCSNTAVSCLRKLIPSRIRIPVFIVVIAAFVTMVDLIMAGFFYQLHKVLGLFIPLIVVNCIIMGRAEAFAFKNTVLNSLLDGLGMGCGFTISLVILGSVRELISQGSIFGLDLLGPGYQPFLVMLLPPGAFITLGLLLAGMNKLTGKREAC
- the rsxA gene encoding electron transport complex subunit RsxA, with amino-acid sequence MKELLVILINSVLINNFVLARFLGVCPFLGVSKKIKTALGMGIAVIFVMTLSSIVTSLVYNFILLPQGLVFLKTIVFILVIASLVQLVEMIIQKVSPVLYRALGIYLPLITTNCAILGVALINLIKKYNFIQSLIFGLGAGIGFTIALIIMAGIRERLELADLPRSLKGTAISLIVAGLLSIAFMGFSGLVKP